From one Methylovirgula sp. HY1 genomic stretch:
- a CDS encoding F0F1 ATP synthase subunit A: protein MIGSPLAITKLFTIGPIAITAPVVVTWGIMAAIAGASLLATRFLAIKPSAWQATLELFYTAIEEQIRETIRVPPQPYVPLLGTLFVFILFSNWSSLIPGIEPPTAHIETDAALALIVFCAVFYFGIRARGFFGFLKTFAEPSVVMIPLNIVETFTRIFSLLVRLFGNIMSGVFVIAIVLSLAGLIVPIPLMALDLLIGAVQAYIFTVLAMVFIGGVVSDSAPAPSQHANSKMEA, encoded by the coding sequence ATGATCGGCTCGCCGCTCGCTATCACCAAGCTCTTCACCATAGGTCCTATTGCGATCACCGCTCCGGTTGTCGTGACCTGGGGGATAATGGCCGCGATCGCCGGTGCAAGTCTTTTGGCGACGCGATTCTTGGCGATCAAGCCATCGGCATGGCAGGCCACGCTCGAACTCTTCTACACTGCGATCGAGGAACAGATCCGTGAGACGATCCGTGTGCCACCCCAACCTTATGTGCCTTTGCTTGGCACATTGTTCGTTTTTATCCTTTTCTCGAATTGGTCGTCGCTCATTCCGGGCATCGAACCGCCGACGGCGCATATCGAGACCGATGCGGCGCTTGCGCTAATTGTCTTTTGCGCGGTCTTTTACTTTGGCATTCGGGCGCGTGGATTCTTCGGGTTTCTGAAAACCTTCGCCGAACCGAGCGTGGTGATGATCCCGCTCAATATCGTCGAGACCTTTACCCGTATCTTTTCGCTGCTGGTGCGTCTCTTCGGCAATATCATGAGTGGCGTTTTCGTCATTGCGATCGTGCTTTCGCTTGCTGGCCTCATCGTGCCGATCCCGTTGATGGCGCTCGATCTGCTCATCGGGGCGGTGCAGGCCTATATTTTCACCGTGCTCGCCATGGTGTTCATCGGCGGCGTGGTGAGTGACAGCGCGCCGGCGCCTTCGCAACACGCCAATTCGAAAATGGAGGCTTGA